In Macadamia integrifolia cultivar HAES 741 chromosome 5, SCU_Mint_v3, whole genome shotgun sequence, a single window of DNA contains:
- the LOC122079788 gene encoding two-component response regulator ORR21-like isoform X1, translating into MDEKVSIDQLSSTEVSFFGLRVLLVDNNSTCLRIAETLLQTCKYEVLAVKKALDALDVLRCSRGGFDVILTEVHMPEMNGLELLDSINAEFKLPVVMMSSDTSKQLAWRCLEQGASYYFVKPLNINSVGKLWQFVFLKKHVEYQCNMGSVQESLWSEEALQKGIECTASVNREIFLFQNKKRMVWTTELHKKFERVVNEIGVNGATPKRILEMMNEPGLEKKHISSHLQKYRLSLKAGEKQQEFDDEPSLSSLDEEDELVNFSSAPSPPVSNTKQGKAECMTYQTSNDSFPVPNFGYPKSFPTSSSGMLKQPLPDLVAYFNQKNYINCSSSQMIPHNVRNEPSFYSDNAIGSVSSLETLKMVHQQSQMTLTTQSSSVSSSSIASANQLPAMSSNIIEEPPSVQSPGHLQNDDKVIEEADDILFNWMNCGSIFEDFDFPDHSVEK; encoded by the exons ATGGATGAGAAAGTTTCAATTGACCAGTTGAGCAGTACTGAAGTCTCATTTTTTGGTCTTCGAGTTCTTCTTGTGGATAATAATTCCACATGCCTTAGGATTGCTGAAACACTGCTCCAAACATGCAAATATGAAG TTCTTGCTGTCAAAAAGGCATTGGATGCACTGGATGTTCTTCGGTGTAGTCGAGGAGGATTTGATGTCATTCTGACAGAGGTTCACATGCCTGAAATGAATGGACTCGAGCTTCTTGACAGCATAAATGCTGAGTTCAAGCTTCCTGTTGTTA TGATGTCTTCCGACACCAGCAAGCAGCTTGCTTGGAGATGTTTGGAACAAGGGGCTTCATATTACTTTGTGAAGCCTTTAAATATTAACAGTGTTGGTAAGCTTTGGCAATTtgtatttttgaaaaaacatgTTGAGTACCAGTGCAATATGGGAAGTGTTCAGGAATCGCTGTGGTCTGAGGAAGCATTACAGAAAGGTATTGAGTGTACAGCCTCAGTCAACAGAGAGATCTTTCTATTccagaataaaaaaagaatggtTTGGACCACTGAGCTTCACAAAAAATTTGAGCGAGTTGTCAATGAAATAGGTGTTAATG GTGCTACTCCAaagagaatacttgagatgatgaatgaACCAGGACTAGAAAAAAAGCATATATCCAGTCATTTGCAG AAGTACCGTTTGTCATTGAAAGCAGGTGAGAAGCAACAAGAATTTGATGATGAACCAAGTCTAAGTTCactagatgaagaagatgaactcGTAAACTTTTCATCAGCACCATCACCCCCAGTTTCCAAtacaaaacaaggaaaagcTGAATGTATGACATATCAAACAAGTAATGATAGTTTCCCTGTGCCCAACTTTGGGTACCCAAAGTCATTTCCAACAAGCAGTTCCGGAATGTTGAAGCAACCTTTGCCTGATCTTGTTGCCTATTTTAATCAGAAAAATTACATCAACTGCTCATCTTCCCAAATGATACCACATAATGTTAGAAATGAACCATCTTTCTATAGTGATAATGCCATTGGCTCTGTCAGCTCTCTGGAAACATTGAAAATGGTTCATCAACAGTCACAAATGACATTAACTACTCAATCATCATCAGTTTCTTCAAGTAGCATTGCAAGTGCAAACCAGTTGCCAGCAATGTCTAGCAACATTATTGAAGAACCACCATCGGTGCAATCACCAGGACATCTACAAAATGACGATAAAGTTATAGAAGAAGCAGATGATATCCTATTCAATTGGATGAACTGTGGCTCTATATTCGAAGACTTCGATTTTCCTGATCATTCAGTGGAG AAATAA
- the LOC122079788 gene encoding two-component response regulator ORR21-like isoform X3, whose protein sequence is MDEKVSIDQLSSTEVSFFGLRVLLVDNNSTCLRIAETLLQTCKYEVLAVKKALDALDVLRCSRGGFDVILTEVHMPEMNGLELLDSINAEFKLPVVMMSSDTSKQLAWRCLEQGASYYFVKPLNINSVGATPKRILEMMNEPGLEKKHISSHLQKYRLSLKAGEKQQEFDDEPSLSSLDEEDELVNFSSAPSPPVSNTKQGKAECMTYQTSNDSFPVPNFGYPKSFPTSSSGMLKQPLPDLVAYFNQKNYINCSSSQMIPHNVRNEPSFYSDNAIGSVSSLETLKMVHQQSQMTLTTQSSSVSSSSIASANQLPAMSSNIIEEPPSVQSPGHLQNDDKVIEEADDILFNWMNCGSIFEDFDFPDHSVEK, encoded by the exons ATGGATGAGAAAGTTTCAATTGACCAGTTGAGCAGTACTGAAGTCTCATTTTTTGGTCTTCGAGTTCTTCTTGTGGATAATAATTCCACATGCCTTAGGATTGCTGAAACACTGCTCCAAACATGCAAATATGAAG TTCTTGCTGTCAAAAAGGCATTGGATGCACTGGATGTTCTTCGGTGTAGTCGAGGAGGATTTGATGTCATTCTGACAGAGGTTCACATGCCTGAAATGAATGGACTCGAGCTTCTTGACAGCATAAATGCTGAGTTCAAGCTTCCTGTTGTTA TGATGTCTTCCGACACCAGCAAGCAGCTTGCTTGGAGATGTTTGGAACAAGGGGCTTCATATTACTTTGTGAAGCCTTTAAATATTAACAGTGTTG GTGCTACTCCAaagagaatacttgagatgatgaatgaACCAGGACTAGAAAAAAAGCATATATCCAGTCATTTGCAG AAGTACCGTTTGTCATTGAAAGCAGGTGAGAAGCAACAAGAATTTGATGATGAACCAAGTCTAAGTTCactagatgaagaagatgaactcGTAAACTTTTCATCAGCACCATCACCCCCAGTTTCCAAtacaaaacaaggaaaagcTGAATGTATGACATATCAAACAAGTAATGATAGTTTCCCTGTGCCCAACTTTGGGTACCCAAAGTCATTTCCAACAAGCAGTTCCGGAATGTTGAAGCAACCTTTGCCTGATCTTGTTGCCTATTTTAATCAGAAAAATTACATCAACTGCTCATCTTCCCAAATGATACCACATAATGTTAGAAATGAACCATCTTTCTATAGTGATAATGCCATTGGCTCTGTCAGCTCTCTGGAAACATTGAAAATGGTTCATCAACAGTCACAAATGACATTAACTACTCAATCATCATCAGTTTCTTCAAGTAGCATTGCAAGTGCAAACCAGTTGCCAGCAATGTCTAGCAACATTATTGAAGAACCACCATCGGTGCAATCACCAGGACATCTACAAAATGACGATAAAGTTATAGAAGAAGCAGATGATATCCTATTCAATTGGATGAACTGTGGCTCTATATTCGAAGACTTCGATTTTCCTGATCATTCAGTGGAG AAATAA
- the LOC122079788 gene encoding two-component response regulator ORR21-like isoform X2, translated as MPEMNGLELLDSINAEFKLPVVMMSSDTSKQLAWRCLEQGASYYFVKPLNINSVGKLWQFVFLKKHVEYQCNMGSVQESLWSEEALQKGIECTASVNREIFLFQNKKRMVWTTELHKKFERVVNEIGVNGATPKRILEMMNEPGLEKKHISSHLQKYRLSLKAGEKQQEFDDEPSLSSLDEEDELVNFSSAPSPPVSNTKQGKAECMTYQTSNDSFPVPNFGYPKSFPTSSSGMLKQPLPDLVAYFNQKNYINCSSSQMIPHNVRNEPSFYSDNAIGSVSSLETLKMVHQQSQMTLTTQSSSVSSSSIASANQLPAMSSNIIEEPPSVQSPGHLQNDDKVIEEADDILFNWMNCGSIFEDFDFPDHSVEK; from the exons ATGCCTGAAATGAATGGACTCGAGCTTCTTGACAGCATAAATGCTGAGTTCAAGCTTCCTGTTGTTA TGATGTCTTCCGACACCAGCAAGCAGCTTGCTTGGAGATGTTTGGAACAAGGGGCTTCATATTACTTTGTGAAGCCTTTAAATATTAACAGTGTTGGTAAGCTTTGGCAATTtgtatttttgaaaaaacatgTTGAGTACCAGTGCAATATGGGAAGTGTTCAGGAATCGCTGTGGTCTGAGGAAGCATTACAGAAAGGTATTGAGTGTACAGCCTCAGTCAACAGAGAGATCTTTCTATTccagaataaaaaaagaatggtTTGGACCACTGAGCTTCACAAAAAATTTGAGCGAGTTGTCAATGAAATAGGTGTTAATG GTGCTACTCCAaagagaatacttgagatgatgaatgaACCAGGACTAGAAAAAAAGCATATATCCAGTCATTTGCAG AAGTACCGTTTGTCATTGAAAGCAGGTGAGAAGCAACAAGAATTTGATGATGAACCAAGTCTAAGTTCactagatgaagaagatgaactcGTAAACTTTTCATCAGCACCATCACCCCCAGTTTCCAAtacaaaacaaggaaaagcTGAATGTATGACATATCAAACAAGTAATGATAGTTTCCCTGTGCCCAACTTTGGGTACCCAAAGTCATTTCCAACAAGCAGTTCCGGAATGTTGAAGCAACCTTTGCCTGATCTTGTTGCCTATTTTAATCAGAAAAATTACATCAACTGCTCATCTTCCCAAATGATACCACATAATGTTAGAAATGAACCATCTTTCTATAGTGATAATGCCATTGGCTCTGTCAGCTCTCTGGAAACATTGAAAATGGTTCATCAACAGTCACAAATGACATTAACTACTCAATCATCATCAGTTTCTTCAAGTAGCATTGCAAGTGCAAACCAGTTGCCAGCAATGTCTAGCAACATTATTGAAGAACCACCATCGGTGCAATCACCAGGACATCTACAAAATGACGATAAAGTTATAGAAGAAGCAGATGATATCCTATTCAATTGGATGAACTGTGGCTCTATATTCGAAGACTTCGATTTTCCTGATCATTCAGTGGAG AAATAA